From Magnetospirillum sp. WYHS-4, a single genomic window includes:
- a CDS encoding phosphatidylserine decarboxylase, producing MNIILVPIHPAGWPFIAVFAAATLGLAFVAEPLGWLGVALTAWCAYFFRDPDRVTPQGESLAVAPADGVVCLIDEAVPPPQLDMGDDPRPRVCIFMNVFNVHVNRAPLAGRIGKLAYVPGRFVNASLDKASEFNERQCVRLTTPAGQDIAFVQIAGLVARRIVCFVKEGDELQAGERFGLIRFGSRVDTYLPANAAPQVCVGQKTIAGETVIADLASREPPRRGEVR from the coding sequence CTGAACATCATCCTCGTTCCGATTCATCCGGCTGGCTGGCCGTTCATCGCCGTCTTCGCCGCGGCAACCCTGGGCTTGGCCTTCGTGGCCGAGCCGTTGGGGTGGCTGGGCGTGGCGTTGACCGCTTGGTGCGCCTATTTCTTCCGCGATCCCGACCGTGTCACGCCGCAGGGCGAGTCCCTGGCCGTCGCGCCGGCCGACGGGGTGGTCTGCCTGATCGACGAGGCGGTTCCCCCGCCTCAACTCGACATGGGCGACGATCCCCGGCCGCGGGTCTGCATCTTCATGAACGTGTTCAACGTCCATGTGAACCGCGCGCCCCTGGCGGGGCGGATCGGCAAACTGGCCTATGTGCCCGGCCGCTTCGTCAATGCCTCCCTCGACAAGGCCAGCGAGTTCAACGAACGCCAGTGCGTGCGCCTGACCACCCCGGCCGGGCAGGATATCGCCTTCGTGCAGATCGCCGGCTTGGTGGCGCGGCGCATCGTCTGCTTCGTCAAGGAAGGGGACGAACTCCAGGCCGGGGAGCGCTTCGGCCTGATCCGCTTCGGCAGCCGGGTCGACACCTACCTGCCGGCCAACGCCGCGCCTCAGGTCTGCGTCGGCCAGAAGACCATCGCCGGGGAAACCGTGATCGCCGACCTGGCGTCGCGCGAGCCGCCGCGCCGCGGGGAAGTCCGATAA
- a CDS encoding phosphatidylcholine/phosphatidylserine synthase: protein MTTAERRALRRERLKGLPINRMIPNMLTLLALCAGLSSIRFALLDRFDLAALAILVAAIFDGLDGRVARILKGASKFGAELDSLSDFLSFGVAPALTLYLWALRDTGPGAWLLVLFYVMCAALRLARFNTALEDDTPPAWTRNYFTGVPSPAGAGLVLLPLILAHLFGDDPFRGTEAIGFFLVAAGALMVSTLPTFSFKKFKVDHRFVLPMMLFFGLMAATMISAPWAGAATLLILYLASIPLAVRSYRALKKRDAADLAASSDAPDQQVSP from the coding sequence ATGACCACCGCCGAACGCCGCGCGCTGCGCCGGGAACGCCTCAAGGGCCTGCCGATCAACCGCATGATTCCCAACATGCTGACGCTGCTGGCCCTTTGCGCCGGGCTGTCGTCGATCCGCTTCGCCCTGCTGGATCGCTTCGACTTGGCGGCCCTGGCCATTCTGGTCGCCGCCATCTTCGACGGCCTCGACGGCCGCGTCGCCCGTATCCTCAAGGGCGCGAGCAAGTTCGGCGCCGAACTGGATTCCCTCTCGGACTTCCTCAGCTTCGGCGTCGCCCCGGCACTCACCCTCTATCTTTGGGCGCTGCGCGACACCGGGCCGGGCGCCTGGCTGCTGGTGCTGTTCTACGTCATGTGCGCCGCCCTGCGCTTGGCGCGCTTCAACACGGCCCTCGAAGACGACACGCCGCCCGCCTGGACCCGCAACTACTTTACCGGCGTGCCGTCGCCGGCCGGGGCCGGCTTGGTGCTGCTGCCTCTCATTCTCGCCCACCTTTTCGGCGACGATCCGTTCCGCGGCACCGAGGCCATCGGCTTCTTCCTCGTCGCCGCCGGCGCCCTGATGGTCAGCACCTTGCCCACCTTCTCCTTCAAGAAATTCAAGGTCGACCACCGCTTCGTCCTGCCCATGATGCTGTTCTTCGGCCTGATGGCCGCCACCATGATCAGTGCCCCGTGGGCCGGGGCTGCGACCCTGCTGATTCTCTATCTGGCCAGCATCCCCCTGGCGGTCCGTTCCTACCGCGCCCTGAAGAAACGCGATGCGGCGGATTTGGCCGCTTCCAGCGATGCGCCGGACCAGCAGGTTTCCCCTTGA
- the rpmB gene encoding 50S ribosomal protein L28 translates to MARKCVLSGKGVLTGNNRSHAENKTRRRFLPNLQVVSMFSDALGDTIRIRLSTRSIKTVESKGGIDAYLLGIASTKLGDEARRIKRRIVKAMEAKAA, encoded by the coding sequence ATGGCGAGAAAGTGTGTGCTGTCCGGAAAGGGCGTGCTGACCGGCAACAACCGCAGCCACGCGGAAAACAAGACCCGTCGCCGCTTCCTGCCCAACCTGCAGGTGGTGTCGATGTTCAGCGACGCCCTTGGGGATACCATCCGCATCCGCCTCTCCACGCGCTCGATCAAGACGGTCGAGAGCAAGGGTGGGATCGACGCCTATCTTCTCGGCATCGCCAGCACCAAGCTCGGCGACGAGGCACGGCGCATCAAGCGACGCATCGTGAAGGCCATGGAGGCCAAGGCCGCCTGA
- a CDS encoding GNAT family N-acetyltransferase has translation MQAKTLFSHDLDGIDFAKLAELFRRSRNKQRDAFDVEAAFRGSYAAVVAWEDGQVVGAVRAISDGIYFAAIVDMAVDPDHQGKGLGTALMGALLLRLPRCKVYLRGIEGTESFYQRFGFRVEEGAMGLFLDESRQAEITGLPPTP, from the coding sequence ATGCAAGCCAAGACCCTTTTTTCCCACGACTTGGACGGTATCGACTTCGCCAAGCTGGCGGAATTGTTTCGGCGTTCGCGTAACAAGCAACGGGACGCCTTCGATGTGGAAGCGGCGTTCCGCGGCAGCTACGCGGCCGTCGTGGCGTGGGAGGACGGCCAGGTGGTGGGCGCCGTCCGGGCGATTTCCGACGGCATCTACTTCGCCGCCATCGTCGACATGGCCGTCGACCCCGACCACCAGGGCAAGGGCCTCGGCACGGCCCTGATGGGGGCCCTGCTGCTCCGCCTGCCGCGCTGCAAGGTCTATCTGCGGGGCATCGAAGGAACGGAAAGTTTCTACCAGCGCTTCGGATTCCGCGTCGAGGAAGGCGCCATGGGCCTGTTTCTGGACGAGAGCCGCCAAGCCGAGATCACCGGCCTGCCCCCCACTCCATGA
- a CDS encoding host attachment protein, giving the protein MKSTRTWFLIADGSRARVVVNEGPGKGVRPAMDHEFATSSAPSREWGADRPGRAGGPGGTGHAKEPRIDLHDFAKERFAAEMAAMLDEAAGRRAYDRLILVAPPKVLGNLRSALKNGARERIAGELSKDLTHVAIRDLAGHLETVLPI; this is encoded by the coding sequence ATGAAATCCACACGGACTTGGTTCCTGATCGCCGACGGCTCGCGGGCCCGCGTCGTGGTGAACGAAGGTCCCGGCAAGGGTGTGCGCCCGGCCATGGACCACGAATTCGCCACGTCCTCGGCGCCCAGCCGCGAGTGGGGCGCCGACCGTCCTGGCCGCGCAGGCGGGCCCGGCGGCACCGGCCATGCCAAGGAGCCCAGGATCGATCTTCACGACTTCGCCAAGGAACGCTTCGCCGCCGAGATGGCCGCCATGTTGGACGAGGCCGCCGGCCGTAGGGCCTACGACCGGCTGATCCTGGTCGCCCCGCCCAAGGTATTGGGCAACTTGCGGTCGGCGCTGAAGAACGGGGCTCGCGAGCGGATCGCGGGCGAACTGTCCAAGGACCTAACCCACGTCGCGATCCGCGACTTGGCCGGCCACCTGGAAACCGTGCTGCCGATCTAA